In Ciconia boyciana chromosome 3, ASM3463844v1, whole genome shotgun sequence, a genomic segment contains:
- the AGPAT4 gene encoding 1-acyl-sn-glycerol-3-phosphate acyltransferase delta isoform X2 has protein sequence MVMLLEWWSGTDCTLYTDPESYHKYGKENAIVILNHNFEIDFLCGWNFCERFGVLGSSKVLAKKELSYMPIIGWMWYFLEIVFCKRKWEEDRKTVMQKLLNLRDYPENFWFLIHCEGTRFTEQKHQISMQVAEAKGLPKLKYHLLPRTKGFAVTVQCLRNVVSAVYDSTLNFRNNENPTLLGVLNGKKYHADLYVRRIPLEEVPEDEQECSNWLHKLYQEKDAFQEEYYRTGTYPAVPIVPPRRPWTLLNWLFWALLLLYPLFKLLVNMINSGSSLTLASFAFVIVMASVGVRWMIGVTEINKGSTYGNNDNKQKQK, from the exons ATGGTGATGTTGCTGGAATGGTGGTCAGGCACTGATTGCACCCTCTACACTGACCCAGAGAGTTACCACAAGTATGGGAAGGAGAATGCCATCGTAATCCTTAATCACAACTTTGAAATCGACTTTCTCTGTGGTTGGAACTTTTGTGAAAGATTTGGGGTCTTGGGG AGTTCCAAAGTGCTTGCAAAGAAAGAGCTCTCCTACATGCCTATCATTGGCTGGATGTGGTATTTCCTAGAGATAGTCTTCTGCAAGCGTAAGTGGGAAGAAGATCGGAAAACAGTCATGCAGAAGTTGCTGAATCTCCGGGACTACCCTGAAAACTTTTGG TTCCTGATTCATTGCGAGGGCACAAGGTTCACAGAACAGAAGCACCAGATTAGCATGCAGGTAGCCGAAGCCAAAGGCCTGCCCAAGCTCAAGTATCACCTACTGCCACGAACGAAAGGATTTGCTGTCACTGTGCAGTGTTTGAGAAATGTAG TTTCTGCAGTCTATGATTCTACCCTcaattttagaaataatgagAATCCAACATTGCTGGGAGTtctaaatggaaagaaataccACGCAGATTTATATGTAAG GCGGATTCCACTAGAGGAAGTCCCAGAAGATGAGCAGGAATGTTCTAACTGGCTCCACAAACTGTATCAAGAAAAG GATGCATTCCAGGAAGAGTACTACCGAACAGGAACCTACCCAGCAGTCCCTATAGTACCACCCCGACGACCATGGACACTTTTGAACTGGCTTTTCTGGGCCTTATTGCTGCTATATCCTTTATTCAAGCTGCTCGTCAACATGATCAACAGTGGATCATCACTGACACTGGCTAGTTTTGCATTTGTCATTGTAATGG